The Streptomyces rubrogriseus genomic sequence ATGCCGGAGGTCTCGACGGCCGAGGGGGCGCCGGCCGCCCGGCCCGCCGTGGAGGACTGCCAGAAGTCGGGACTCGGGAAGTAGGCGTCGTGCGGCAGGGCGGGGTTGAAGACGATGTGGGGCACGCGTCCGTCGGCCCACTGGGCGGCCAGCAGGGACTCCAGTTCCCGCTGGGCGCGGCGCACCGAGAGGTGGCGCTGTCCGATGGCGACGAAGGCGGAGTCCCAGCTCCACTGGTGCGGGTAGAGGGTGCGGGAGGGGACGGTGGAGGCGCCGGTCCAGTTGTCGATGAGGACCCGCGCCGCACCGCGCCGCAGGGTCAGGTCCGCGGGCGCGGTGGGCGCGGGCCGGTCCAGGAGGTCCAGGGGGGAGTTCACGCGCCCGACCTCTTGAGGAAGGCGGGGACGGAGCGCACGGCCTGGACGGGGTCGCCGGTCAGCCGGCATTCGAGGGCGAGGTGGCCGTCGTAGCCGACGGTGTGCAGGGCGCCGAGCCAGGCGGGCCAGTCGAGGTGGCCGGCGCCGGGCTGGAAGCGGTTGGAGTCGGAGACCTGGGCGTGGCCGATGACGTCGGCGTGGGCGACGATCGCGGCGGCGGGGTCGGTCTCCTCGATGTTCATGTGGTAGCTGTCGATGCCGATCCGGACCGAGTCGAGACCGACGGCGCGGATCAGGTCGGCGGCCTGGTCGAGCCGGTTGACCATGTGGTCCTCGTAGCGGTTGAGCGGCTCCAGGAAGAGCGTGACGCCCTCCCGGCGGGCGTGCTCGCCGAGTTCGGTGAGCCCGGCGAGGAGCACCTCGCGGTCCTCCTCCTCGGTGCGCGGCGGTTCGAAGGGCGGCAGGCGCCGGGAGAACATGCCGTACGAGGCGGGGGTCTGGGCGCCCACGCCGCCGATCTCGGCGATCACGGTGAGCTGGGACTTCATCTGGGCGACGGCGTCGCGGCGCAGCTCCTCGTCGAAGGCGCCGAGGAAGTGCAGCATGTCGACGCAGACGGTCGGCATGACGACGCCGTCCTTGTGGGCCTGCCGCAGTTCCTCGCGCCGGGAGGCGAAGTGGAAGTCGCCCTTGCCGCGCAGTTCG encodes the following:
- a CDS encoding sugar phosphate isomerase/epimerase family protein, with product MLKTALKTAVQEQLLPEGTLQAKWDFAQQAGYEAIELRGKGDFHFASRREELRQAHKDGVVMPTVCVDMLHFLGAFDEELRRDAVAQMKSQLTVIAEIGGVGAQTPASYGMFSRRLPPFEPPRTEEEDREVLLAGLTELGEHARREGVTLFLEPLNRYEDHMVNRLDQAADLIRAVGLDSVRIGIDSYHMNIEETDPAAAIVAHADVIGHAQVSDSNRFQPGAGHLDWPAWLGALHTVGYDGHLALECRLTGDPVQAVRSVPAFLKRSGA